The Dioscorea cayenensis subsp. rotundata cultivar TDr96_F1 chromosome 19, TDr96_F1_v2_PseudoChromosome.rev07_lg8_w22 25.fasta, whole genome shotgun sequence genome includes a window with the following:
- the LOC120250579 gene encoding probable UDP-3-O-acylglucosamine N-acyltransferase 2, mitochondrial: MMLRSSWRVSGALMTKSVFRVEHPPSCFPHRLKSITSSSDDPKDGNATGMPEFKKWPNGGGLFHSTACVDPSAFIEAGAIIHENSVLAMDVHIGSGAVVGPSVSVGQSTKIGYNVVLSNCSIGASCIIHNGVCIGQDGFGFFIDGEGCVQKKPQLLHVRIGGYVEIGANSCIDRGSWRDTVVGDHTKIDNLVQIGHNVVVGKCCMLCGQVGIAGSATIGDYVTLGGRVAVRDHVSIASKVQLAANSSVTKDIKESGDYGGFPAVPIHEWRRQAVKMRTLLKDGVSKG, encoded by the exons ATGATGCTGCGGAGTTCTTGGCGGGTGTCTGGAGCTCTCATGACCAAGAGTGTTTTCAGAGTGGAGCATCCTCCCTCTTGTTTTCCTCACCGGCTTAAATCTATCACGTCTTCCTCTGATGATCCAA AAGATGGAAATGCTACTGGCATGCCAGAATTTAAGAAATGGCCTAATGGGGGCGGGCTATTTCACTCAACTGCTTGTGTTGATCCTAGTGCATTCATAGAAGCCGGTGCCATAATTCATGAGAATTCTGTACTTGCTATGGATGTTCACATTGGCTCTGGAGCTGTAGTTGGGCCTTCTGTATCCGTAGGGCAGTCAACCAAAATCGG GTATAATGTGGTGCTGTCTAATTGCTCTATTGGCGCATCATGTATAATCCATAATGGCGTATGCATAGGTCAAGATG gTTTTGGATTTTTCATAGATGGGGAGGGATGTGTACAAAAGAAGCCCCAA TTACTACATGTAAGAATTGGAGGCTATGTGGAGATAGGTGCAAACTCATGCATTGACAGGGGCAG CTGGAGAGACACAGTTGTGGGAGATCATACTAAAATTGATAATCTAGTGCAG ATTGGTCACAATGTAGTTGTTGGAAAATGTTGTATGCTCTGTGGACAAGTTGGCATTGCTGGTTCTGCAAc GATTGGAGATTATGTAACCTTAGGAGGAAGGGTTGCTGTTCGAGATCATGTCTCCATTGCTTCAAAG GTTCAGCTTGCTGCAAATAGCTCTGTAACAAAGGATATCAAAGAGTCTGGTGATTATGGTGGTTTTCCGGCG GTACCAATCCATGAATGGCGCCGCCAAGCTGTTAAAATGCGTACATTGTTGAAGGATGGTGTGTCTAAAGGATAG
- the LOC120249896 gene encoding serine/threonine-protein phosphatase 7 long form homolog isoform X1, whose product MATQDEQLAALNPGPVDGSLLNLQSRHRSQEIGEGKIVPRIRLIEHGKAFSQWTVTHGSVLALLRDAGMYYVSRLSRVIIDHALLRALIERWRPETQTFHFRIGEMTITLRDVALLAALRVDGEPVTCTTLRDYTRLCVQLLGQAPDHIQAGCVKLKWLRVTFMRDIASDAPQEVVERYTRAYILYLFGSVLFPDPSGNKVNLKWLLFLEDFRKCGQFAWGAAVLAHIYRELGKVSLMGHTDCCCFLALVQLWAWEYLPFVRPRIFAPVENQCEAGGQSTESEGQLADERRQCAHPVESAPEVIQLAQLPEDSPVGCRWFSMLVSTSKLKTSNTETYRNQLDLMKPSNVIWNPYSTAVINALPDICRDHQELWMSRTPLICIETVQMHVPDRVMRQFDLLQHIPEPVESIAAVTRQGKVAENWQAHHHSHVTRWQQRQQNIVTEHGELKNAPKQALVAYMKWYWRVTRRWIITPSQQPEDRPCQEQAPLEFALVDEIRCIHKIATDMTRSEMTIEAARRALDQIAAHCSGIIQNLSFIPNGVSIPLPAPTARSTTDFKHKIVHRRRNPVNDQTQEDNKRPTHRRRCDHTSPDVEVLEHPGSSSSRSDCVANQSDDTIQSQNTDLTEKQY is encoded by the exons ATGGCAACACAAGATGAGCAGCTTGCTGCACTCAATCCAGGTCCTGTTGATGGATCGTTACTGAACCTGCAGAGTAGGCATCGCTCACAAGAGATTGGTGAGGGAAAG ATTGTACCACGCATCAGATTAATCGAGCATGGCAAGGCATTCTCTCAGTGGACTGTTACTCATGGGAGTGTCTTGGCACTTTTACGAGATGCAGGGATGTATTATGTGTCTCGCCTCAGTCGTGTCATTATAGATCATGCATTGTTGCGAGCACTTATTGAGAGATGGCGGCCCGAGACACAGACATTTCATTTCCGGATTGGTGAGATGACAATTACTCTTCGCGATGTTGCCCTACTAGCTGCATTGAGGGTAGATGGTGAACCAGTCACATGTACAACTCTCCGTGACTATACGAGGCTGTGTGTTCAGTTGTTAGGCCAGGCTCCAGATCATATCCAGGCTGGTTGTGTGAAGCTGAAGTGGTTACGAGTTACTTTCATGCGTGATATCGCCTCGGATGCACCacaagaggtagtggagcgttaTACTCGTGCATATATCCTCTACCTCTTTGGCTCTGTTCTATTCCCTGATCCTTCTGGAAATAAGGTGAATCTAAAGTGGTTGTTATTTTTGGAGGACTTCAGAAAATGTGGCCAATTTGCTTGGGGTGCAGCTGTGCTTGCCCATATTTATAGGGAGTTGGGCAAGGTATCTTTGATGGGTCACACTGATTGTTGCTGCTTCTTAGCATTGGTTCAG CTGTGGGCATGGGAGTACTTACCTTTTGTACGCCCTCGAATATTTGCTCCCGTAGAGAATCAGTGTGAAGCTGGAGGGCAGTCAACTGAAAGTGAAGGACAATTAGCTGATGAGAGACGCCAGTGTGCACATCCTGTTGAGAGCGCACCTGAGGTGATTCAGCTTGCTCAGTTACCTGAAGATAGCCCAGTTGGTTGCAG GTGGTTTTCTATGTTGGTCTCCACATCGAAGTTGAAGACATCCAACACAGAAACGTATCGAAATCAGCTTGATCTGATGAAGCCTTCAAAT GTTATTTGGAATCCATACTCAACTGCCGTTATAAATGCTTTACCAGATATATGTAGAGATCACCAAGAGTTATGGATGTCCCGGACTCCACTTATCTGTATTGAGACAGTCCAAATGCACGTGCCGGACCGAGTTATGAGACAATTCGACCTACTACAACACATCCCGGAGCCTGTTGAGTCAATTGCAGCAGTTACACGACAAGGTAAAGTTGCAGAGAATTGGCAAGCTCACCATCACTCACATGTCACTCGTTGGCAACAGAGGCAGCAAAATATTGTGACAGAGCACGGAGAACTGAAAAATGCACCTAAGCAAGCGCTTGTGGCATACATGAAGTGGTACTGGCGTGTTACTCGACGCTGGATCATTACTCCATCACAACAACCAGAAGACAGACCATGCCAAGAACAAGCCCCTCTGGAGTTTGCATTG GTTGACGAGATCAGATGCATCCACAAGATTGCCACTGATATGACTAGGTCAGAGATGACAATAGAGGCAGCAAGGCGCGCACTGGATCAAATAGCTGCACATTGTTCAGGCATCATACAGAATCTCTCATTCATTCCTAATGGTGTTTCTATACCCCTGCCCGCTCCAACCGCGCGGTCCACCACCGACTTTAAGCATAAAATAGTGCATCGACGTCGCAATCCTGTAAATGATCAAACTCAAGAGGATAATAAGAGGCCTACTCATCGACGTCGATGTGATCATACCTCTCCAGATGTAGAGGTACTGGAGCATCCAGGATCATCATCGAGCAGGTCAGACTGCGTCGCAAATCAATCCGATGACACTATTCAGTCTCAGAACACAGATCTAACAGAAAAACAATACTAA
- the LOC120249897 gene encoding NDR1/HIN1-like protein 12, with protein sequence MASSSSSSFFSSAPHHHPHLDHIRSQVAVHARRFQDTLTSRIARYVCGIVLTVLLIVGIIFFILWLALRPHRPRFHLSSFSVPALNPNSPISFSVLDRNPNHNIGIFYDAIDASIFFMDREVGSIAGLSPPFYQPANNTTEFRGAIPGNGASGGEGSPGAGSQAPDGLSGFRVELKSWIRFKVSTFDTHRHKMHVSCDAGVGADGQLLPEYRRRCSIYFF encoded by the coding sequence AtggcctcctcctcctcctcctccttcttctcctcggCCCCTCACCACCACCCCCATCTCGATCACATCCGCTCTCAGGTCGCCGTCCATGCTCGCCGCTTCCAAGACACCCTCACCAGCCGCATTGCTCGCTATGTCTGCGGCATTGTCCTCACCGTCCTCCTCATTGTCggaatcatcttcttcatcctctggcTCGCCCTCCGCCCTCACCGCCCCCGATTCCACCTCTCCTCCTTCTCCGTCCCTGCCCTAAACCCTAACTCCCCCATCTCCTTCTCCGTCCTTGATCGCAACCCTAATCACAACATTGGCATCTTCTACGACGCCATCGACGCCTCCATCTTCTTCATGGACCGCGAGGTGGGCTCTATCGCCGGCCTCTCTCCCCCTTTCTACCAGCCGGCGAATAACACCACTGAGTTCCGGGGAGCGATCCCCGGCAACGGGGCTTCCGGCGGTGAAGGTTCACCTGGCGCTGGTTCTCAAGCGCCCGATGGGCTCAGCGGGTTTCGGGTCGAGTTGAAATCTTGGATCCGATTCAAAGTCTCCACGTTCGACACGCACCGCCACAAGATGCACGTCAGCTGCGACGCCGGCGTCGGAGCCGATGGCCAGCTCCTCCCCGAATACCGTCGACGCTGCTCCATCTACTTCTTCTAG
- the LOC120249861 gene encoding calcium homeostasis endoplasmic reticulum protein → MDRQPHEYAAAMAFTQHQQQQSGMQQQYGFHPQQQQYPQQFPQQAHAPFLPSHPSLQQLPFHRQMAPQQQFFPHHHHPLVHLQQPPQPPPAFAPHMPPHMTPPYMQPFDAVPPPAAPPSDPELQKRIDKSVEYAAKNGPEFEAMIREKQHDNPAYSFLFGGEGHAYYRYKLWLSTRPPSSAFNPAYPSSMQMMSSPHNPMLNPSALSPSPLGGAQASIMAQPQLQQPPFPPYYDPHQQPPHSQPMMAQARTDYDTSAKSFKGLSGPLPSDVAAELNGVLNNLNGTKESIKGAKIWFMQRSPFAPALAEALRDRIFALDDSERQLHIVFLANDILFDSLQRRVNMRELDNEAHAFKPVLGAMLARIYNNPHNKDANQSRLEKILQFWASKEVYDPETIGRLEQEMTGGLSLRLPREESTALDPSGLHQTLSQWQPEKQHSTPGSLEEKETEMQLPHGAVPPPQFAPPMAQPYHQVPAGMYPPVAQAPFPGPLPIPPAVPPTANVAADKTPPPYPLFPPGLIPGMVRKMQIGSGVPYSPMSPLDIPTAIPPSTVPQSEILEQVSKFFKDIGEVNPSEGPMKRSESNDEDDEYEREPPVRKGGACIPPPPNLQQVDPETGMFADGSIDRKSGSSGSGRLGLGATANPNEVSQYDDVYTSYRKQRSTSYHSSMSARASAR, encoded by the exons ATGGATCGACAACCGCACGAGTACGCAGCGGCAATGGCCTTCACACagcaccaacaacaacaatctgGCATGCAACAGCAGTATGGTTTCCATCCACAGCAGCAGCAGTACCCCCAGCAGTTTCCACAGCAGGCTCATGCCCCTTTCCTCCCATCTCATCCCTCACTCCAACAACTACCTTTCCATCGCCAAATGGCTCCACAGCAACAATTTTTTCCTCATCACCACCATCCTCTTGTCCATCTTCAACAACCACCACAACCACCTCCTGCCTTTGCTCCTCATATGCCTCCTCACATGACACCACCTTATATGCAGCCATTTGATGCAGTCCCTCCACCAGCTGCACCTCCTTCTGATCCCGAACTACAGAAACGAATTGATAAGTCAGTGGAATACGCAGCAAAGAATGGCCCTGAGTTTGAAGCTATGATCCGTGAAAAGCAACATGATAACCCTGCTTATAGCTTTCTTTTTGGGGGTGAGGGACATGCCTACTACCGGTATAAGCTATGGCTATCTACAAGACCACCCAGCTCTGCCTTCAACCCTGCTTACCCTTCCTCCATGCAAATGATGTCTTCACcacataatcctatgttaaaTCCATCTGCTCTTAGTCCTTCCCCTTTGGGTGGAGCTCAAGCATCCATAATGGCCCAACCGCAGTTGCAGCAGCCTCCTTTTCCTCCCTATTATGATCCGCACCAGCAGCCTCCACACTCCCAACCTATGATGGCCCAAGCTCGAACTGATTATGACACTTCAGCAAAGTCTTTTAAGGGCCTATCCGGTCCTCTTCCATCTGATGTTGCAGCTGAGCTTAACGGTGTGTTGAACAATCTGAATGGCACCAAAGAGTCAATTAAGGGTGCCAAGATTTGGTTCATGCAAAGATCACCTTTTGCACCTGCTCTGGCTGAAGCTCTTAGGGATAGGATTTTTGCTCTTGATGATTCAGAGAGACAGCTCCATATTGTCTTCTTGGCCAATGATATTCTCTTTGACAG CCTGCAAAGGAGGGTCAATATGCGAGAACTTGATAATGAGGCACATGCATTCAAACCTGTCTTGGGAGCAATGCTCGCTAGAATTTATAATAATCCACACAACAAAGATGCAAATCAGTCTCGATTGGAGAAGATCTTACAATTTTGGGCTTCAAAGGAAGTGTATGACCCAGAAACCATTGGTCGCCTTGAGCAAGAAATGACAGGTGGACTATCACTGCGGTTACCAAGGGAAGAGTCAACTGCATTGGATCCATCAG GATTGCATCAAACACTGTCACAGTGGCAGCCTGAGAAGCAACACTCCACACCGGGGTCTCTAGAGGAAAAGGAAACTGAGATGCAGTTACCCCACGGTGCAGTCCCTCCGCCCCAATTTGCACCTCCTATGGCTCAGCCATATCACCAAGTACCTGCTGGCATGTATCCGCCTGTGGCACAAGCACCATTCCCAGGGCCCCTACCTATCCCACCTGCTGTTCCTCCAACTGCCAATGTTGCTGCTGATAAAACCCCACCACCCTACCCTCTCTTTCCTCCGGGCCTTATCCCCGGCATGGTCAGGAAGATGCAGATCGGCAGTGGTGTTCCATACTCACCAATGAGTCCTCTGGACATTCCCACTGCGATTCCACCATCCACTGTACCACAATCTGAAATTCTTGAGCAGGTCTCAAAGTTCTTCAAGGACATTGGAGAAGTGAATCCATCGGAAGGTCCAATGAAGCGATCTGAGtctaatgatgaagatgatgagtatGAGCGTGAGCCCCCTGTTCGCAAGGGCGGTGCTTGTATCCCTCCGCCACCAAACTTGCAGCAGGTGGACCCAGAAACGGGCATGTTCGCTGATGGGAGTATTGATCGCAAGTCAGGATCAAGCGGCTCGGGACGTCTGGGATTAGGAGCCACTGCAAATCCTAATGAGGTCAGTCAATACGATGATGTTTATACTTCATACCGCAAGCAAAGAAGTACCAGCTACCATTCATCGATGAGTGCTAGAGCTTCTGCAAGGTGA
- the LOC120249896 gene encoding serine/threonine-protein phosphatase 7 long form homolog isoform X3 codes for MYYVSRLSRVIIDHALLRALIERWRPETQTFHFRIGEMTITLRDVALLAALRVDGEPVTCTTLRDYTRLCVQLLGQAPDHIQAGCVKLKWLRVTFMRDIASDAPQEVVERYTRAYILYLFGSVLFPDPSGNKVNLKWLLFLEDFRKCGQFAWGAAVLAHIYRELGKVSLMGHTDCCCFLALVQLWAWEYLPFVRPRIFAPVENQCEAGGQSTESEGQLADERRQCAHPVESAPEVIQLAQLPEDSPVGCRWFSMLVSTSKLKTSNTETYRNQLDLMKPSNVIWNPYSTAVINALPDICRDHQELWMSRTPLICIETVQMHVPDRVMRQFDLLQHIPEPVESIAAVTRQGKVAENWQAHHHSHVTRWQQRQQNIVTEHGELKNAPKQALVAYMKWYWRVTRRWIITPSQQPEDRPCQEQAPLEFALVDEIRCIHKIATDMTRSEMTIEAARRALDQIAAHCSGIIQNLSFIPNGVSIPLPAPTARSTTDFKHKIVHRRRNPVNDQTQEDNKRPTHRRRCDHTSPDVEVLEHPGSSSSRSDCVANQSDDTIQSQNTDLTEKQY; via the exons ATGTATTATGTGTCTCGCCTCAGTCGTGTCATTATAGATCATGCATTGTTGCGAGCACTTATTGAGAGATGGCGGCCCGAGACACAGACATTTCATTTCCGGATTGGTGAGATGACAATTACTCTTCGCGATGTTGCCCTACTAGCTGCATTGAGGGTAGATGGTGAACCAGTCACATGTACAACTCTCCGTGACTATACGAGGCTGTGTGTTCAGTTGTTAGGCCAGGCTCCAGATCATATCCAGGCTGGTTGTGTGAAGCTGAAGTGGTTACGAGTTACTTTCATGCGTGATATCGCCTCGGATGCACCacaagaggtagtggagcgttaTACTCGTGCATATATCCTCTACCTCTTTGGCTCTGTTCTATTCCCTGATCCTTCTGGAAATAAGGTGAATCTAAAGTGGTTGTTATTTTTGGAGGACTTCAGAAAATGTGGCCAATTTGCTTGGGGTGCAGCTGTGCTTGCCCATATTTATAGGGAGTTGGGCAAGGTATCTTTGATGGGTCACACTGATTGTTGCTGCTTCTTAGCATTGGTTCAG CTGTGGGCATGGGAGTACTTACCTTTTGTACGCCCTCGAATATTTGCTCCCGTAGAGAATCAGTGTGAAGCTGGAGGGCAGTCAACTGAAAGTGAAGGACAATTAGCTGATGAGAGACGCCAGTGTGCACATCCTGTTGAGAGCGCACCTGAGGTGATTCAGCTTGCTCAGTTACCTGAAGATAGCCCAGTTGGTTGCAG GTGGTTTTCTATGTTGGTCTCCACATCGAAGTTGAAGACATCCAACACAGAAACGTATCGAAATCAGCTTGATCTGATGAAGCCTTCAAAT GTTATTTGGAATCCATACTCAACTGCCGTTATAAATGCTTTACCAGATATATGTAGAGATCACCAAGAGTTATGGATGTCCCGGACTCCACTTATCTGTATTGAGACAGTCCAAATGCACGTGCCGGACCGAGTTATGAGACAATTCGACCTACTACAACACATCCCGGAGCCTGTTGAGTCAATTGCAGCAGTTACACGACAAGGTAAAGTTGCAGAGAATTGGCAAGCTCACCATCACTCACATGTCACTCGTTGGCAACAGAGGCAGCAAAATATTGTGACAGAGCACGGAGAACTGAAAAATGCACCTAAGCAAGCGCTTGTGGCATACATGAAGTGGTACTGGCGTGTTACTCGACGCTGGATCATTACTCCATCACAACAACCAGAAGACAGACCATGCCAAGAACAAGCCCCTCTGGAGTTTGCATTG GTTGACGAGATCAGATGCATCCACAAGATTGCCACTGATATGACTAGGTCAGAGATGACAATAGAGGCAGCAAGGCGCGCACTGGATCAAATAGCTGCACATTGTTCAGGCATCATACAGAATCTCTCATTCATTCCTAATGGTGTTTCTATACCCCTGCCCGCTCCAACCGCGCGGTCCACCACCGACTTTAAGCATAAAATAGTGCATCGACGTCGCAATCCTGTAAATGATCAAACTCAAGAGGATAATAAGAGGCCTACTCATCGACGTCGATGTGATCATACCTCTCCAGATGTAGAGGTACTGGAGCATCCAGGATCATCATCGAGCAGGTCAGACTGCGTCGCAAATCAATCCGATGACACTATTCAGTCTCAGAACACAGATCTAACAGAAAAACAATACTAA
- the LOC120249896 gene encoding serine/threonine-protein phosphatase 7 long form homolog isoform X2 — translation MFSLQIVPRIRLIEHGKAFSQWTVTHGSVLALLRDAGMYYVSRLSRVIIDHALLRALIERWRPETQTFHFRIGEMTITLRDVALLAALRVDGEPVTCTTLRDYTRLCVQLLGQAPDHIQAGCVKLKWLRVTFMRDIASDAPQEVVERYTRAYILYLFGSVLFPDPSGNKVNLKWLLFLEDFRKCGQFAWGAAVLAHIYRELGKVSLMGHTDCCCFLALVQLWAWEYLPFVRPRIFAPVENQCEAGGQSTESEGQLADERRQCAHPVESAPEVIQLAQLPEDSPVGCRWFSMLVSTSKLKTSNTETYRNQLDLMKPSNVIWNPYSTAVINALPDICRDHQELWMSRTPLICIETVQMHVPDRVMRQFDLLQHIPEPVESIAAVTRQGKVAENWQAHHHSHVTRWQQRQQNIVTEHGELKNAPKQALVAYMKWYWRVTRRWIITPSQQPEDRPCQEQAPLEFALVDEIRCIHKIATDMTRSEMTIEAARRALDQIAAHCSGIIQNLSFIPNGVSIPLPAPTARSTTDFKHKIVHRRRNPVNDQTQEDNKRPTHRRRCDHTSPDVEVLEHPGSSSSRSDCVANQSDDTIQSQNTDLTEKQY, via the exons ATGTTTTCTTTGCAGATTGTACCACGCATCAGATTAATCGAGCATGGCAAGGCATTCTCTCAGTGGACTGTTACTCATGGGAGTGTCTTGGCACTTTTACGAGATGCAGGGATGTATTATGTGTCTCGCCTCAGTCGTGTCATTATAGATCATGCATTGTTGCGAGCACTTATTGAGAGATGGCGGCCCGAGACACAGACATTTCATTTCCGGATTGGTGAGATGACAATTACTCTTCGCGATGTTGCCCTACTAGCTGCATTGAGGGTAGATGGTGAACCAGTCACATGTACAACTCTCCGTGACTATACGAGGCTGTGTGTTCAGTTGTTAGGCCAGGCTCCAGATCATATCCAGGCTGGTTGTGTGAAGCTGAAGTGGTTACGAGTTACTTTCATGCGTGATATCGCCTCGGATGCACCacaagaggtagtggagcgttaTACTCGTGCATATATCCTCTACCTCTTTGGCTCTGTTCTATTCCCTGATCCTTCTGGAAATAAGGTGAATCTAAAGTGGTTGTTATTTTTGGAGGACTTCAGAAAATGTGGCCAATTTGCTTGGGGTGCAGCTGTGCTTGCCCATATTTATAGGGAGTTGGGCAAGGTATCTTTGATGGGTCACACTGATTGTTGCTGCTTCTTAGCATTGGTTCAG CTGTGGGCATGGGAGTACTTACCTTTTGTACGCCCTCGAATATTTGCTCCCGTAGAGAATCAGTGTGAAGCTGGAGGGCAGTCAACTGAAAGTGAAGGACAATTAGCTGATGAGAGACGCCAGTGTGCACATCCTGTTGAGAGCGCACCTGAGGTGATTCAGCTTGCTCAGTTACCTGAAGATAGCCCAGTTGGTTGCAG GTGGTTTTCTATGTTGGTCTCCACATCGAAGTTGAAGACATCCAACACAGAAACGTATCGAAATCAGCTTGATCTGATGAAGCCTTCAAAT GTTATTTGGAATCCATACTCAACTGCCGTTATAAATGCTTTACCAGATATATGTAGAGATCACCAAGAGTTATGGATGTCCCGGACTCCACTTATCTGTATTGAGACAGTCCAAATGCACGTGCCGGACCGAGTTATGAGACAATTCGACCTACTACAACACATCCCGGAGCCTGTTGAGTCAATTGCAGCAGTTACACGACAAGGTAAAGTTGCAGAGAATTGGCAAGCTCACCATCACTCACATGTCACTCGTTGGCAACAGAGGCAGCAAAATATTGTGACAGAGCACGGAGAACTGAAAAATGCACCTAAGCAAGCGCTTGTGGCATACATGAAGTGGTACTGGCGTGTTACTCGACGCTGGATCATTACTCCATCACAACAACCAGAAGACAGACCATGCCAAGAACAAGCCCCTCTGGAGTTTGCATTG GTTGACGAGATCAGATGCATCCACAAGATTGCCACTGATATGACTAGGTCAGAGATGACAATAGAGGCAGCAAGGCGCGCACTGGATCAAATAGCTGCACATTGTTCAGGCATCATACAGAATCTCTCATTCATTCCTAATGGTGTTTCTATACCCCTGCCCGCTCCAACCGCGCGGTCCACCACCGACTTTAAGCATAAAATAGTGCATCGACGTCGCAATCCTGTAAATGATCAAACTCAAGAGGATAATAAGAGGCCTACTCATCGACGTCGATGTGATCATACCTCTCCAGATGTAGAGGTACTGGAGCATCCAGGATCATCATCGAGCAGGTCAGACTGCGTCGCAAATCAATCCGATGACACTATTCAGTCTCAGAACACAGATCTAACAGAAAAACAATACTAA